In Helicobacter kayseriensis, one genomic interval encodes:
- the lolA gene encoding LolA-like outer membrane lipoprotein chaperone — MQKLLFWILSVVMCVGLDKNITSLRADFVQYAQNSQGEGGVYYSGSLVALAPYDAKWEYQTPIQKIVYLKKGELISYEPLLSQVVYLQTNQSINFLKIIQRAKQSPKDSDLYLAYVDGKEYALIVKNAIPQRLEYNDELGNHMVIELKNVQLNPKIPSKEFEFNPPKGVDIIRH; from the coding sequence ATGCAGAAGTTATTGTTTTGGATATTGAGCGTTGTGATGTGCGTGGGTCTAGATAAAAATATTACAAGCTTGAGGGCAGATTTTGTGCAATATGCGCAAAATTCTCAAGGTGAGGGCGGGGTTTATTATTCTGGATCTCTTGTGGCACTAGCTCCATATGATGCAAAATGGGAATATCAAACTCCAATCCAAAAAATTGTTTATTTAAAAAAGGGAGAACTGATCTCTTATGAACCTTTGCTTTCTCAAGTGGTCTATTTGCAAACCAATCAAAGCATCAATTTTCTCAAAATCATTCAGCGCGCAAAACAGAGTCCAAAAGATTCTGATCTTTATCTTGCTTATGTGGATGGGAAAGAATATGCTTTGATTGTCAAAAATGCAATCCCTCAGAGGTTAGAATACAATGATGAGCTTGGGAATCATATGGTGATCGAGCTTAAAAATGTGCAACTCAATCCAAAGATTCCAAGCAAAGAATTTGAATTTAATCCCCCTAAAGGCGTTGATATTATTCGGCATTAA
- a CDS encoding ABC transporter permease yields MSLSSLLLPKYLKFDKTQPFIFITSLIAFLGIAIGVMVLCVAMAIMNGISKELQEKIFIMNAPLNIKTLGKNAIPQDLLYRLQIEFPHLNFSPYLQSYAMIKTEYGIFPTVIFGIDSVLEGQVNPILQSTLEGKEIDSFSLVMGEDFYTSYGIQKAQKVVLFFTDLSPSALSFSPTMKRFEVKGFFHSGIRAYDRGYSYTSLESLAKIKGIQPNLYDGIHINSSNPMKDYKDLSSFLAQNFKNRFFVEGWWHQNGNLFSAMELEKRALFIVLLLIILMASLNIISSLLMVVMNRRKEIALLLSMGASKAEIKKAFFGIGMTLGVGGIILGFGLGFGVMEFLAHFPIISLPADVYGTTKLPLDFSWIDGVMIAIGSLIIVCLSSFYPAHKASQVNLLEVLRNE; encoded by the coding sequence ATGAGCCTCTCCTCTCTCCTTCTTCCCAAATATCTCAAGTTTGACAAAACTCAGCCTTTTATCTTTATCACAAGCCTTATCGCCTTTTTAGGAATCGCTATTGGTGTGATGGTCCTATGTGTGGCGATGGCGATTATGAATGGGATCTCCAAAGAGCTTCAAGAAAAGATTTTTATCATGAATGCACCACTCAATATCAAAACTCTCGGCAAAAACGCGATCCCTCAAGATCTCCTCTATCGCCTCCAAATCGAATTTCCTCACCTCAACTTCAGCCCATATCTACAATCTTATGCAATGATCAAAACTGAATATGGAATCTTTCCAACCGTGATTTTTGGGATTGATTCTGTTTTGGAAGGACAAGTCAATCCGATTTTGCAAAGCACTCTTGAAGGCAAAGAAATAGACTCCTTTTCTCTCGTGATGGGTGAGGATTTCTATACCTCTTATGGAATCCAAAAAGCCCAAAAAGTCGTGCTCTTTTTTACTGATCTTTCTCCAAGTGCTTTGAGCTTCTCTCCCACGATGAAACGCTTTGAAGTCAAAGGGTTTTTTCACTCAGGGATTAGAGCCTATGATCGTGGATATAGCTACACTTCTCTAGAATCCTTAGCCAAAATCAAAGGAATCCAGCCTAACCTCTATGATGGCATCCATATCAACTCATCTAATCCCATGAAAGACTACAAAGACCTCTCCAGCTTTTTGGCTCAAAATTTCAAAAATCGGTTTTTTGTAGAGGGATGGTGGCATCAAAATGGCAATCTTTTCTCGGCGATGGAGTTAGAGAAACGCGCACTTTTTATTGTTTTGCTTTTGATTATTTTGATGGCATCGCTCAATATCATCAGTTCTCTCTTAATGGTAGTAATGAATAGACGCAAAGAGATCGCCCTGCTTCTTAGTATGGGGGCAAGCAAAGCAGAGATCAAAAAAGCTTTTTTTGGCATTGGAATGACTTTGGGCGTGGGTGGGATCATTTTGGGATTTGGCTTAGGGTTTGGGGTGATGGAGTTTCTTGCACATTTTCCTATCATCTCGCTTCCTGCAGATGTATATGGGACGACTAAACTCCCGCTTGATTTTTCTTGGATAGATGGGGTAATGATCGCCATTGGATCACTAATCATTGTATGCTTGTCATCTTTCTATCCGGCCCACAAAGCTTCACAAGTCAATTTATTGGAAGTTTTGAGGAATGAATAA
- a CDS encoding NAD(P)H-dependent oxidoreductase — protein MKHVLLLNGAKVFGSSGGKLNTALHQLANEILTQLGYEVEQTCIDQGYTIQEEVEKILRADVLLYQMPAWWMGEPWIVKKYIDEVFLGLYGKLFSGDGRSREDESKKYGTGGGSHGKKYLFSTTWNAPLEAFVEKNQFFEGRGVDGALFSLHKTHQFIGMQALESFACYDVVKNPKIEQYQADYAFHLKKIFSSNQ, from the coding sequence ATGAAACATGTTTTACTTTTGAATGGAGCAAAGGTATTTGGATCTTCTGGGGGGAAACTCAATACAGCCCTTCATCAACTTGCTAATGAGATTCTCACTCAGCTTGGCTATGAGGTTGAGCAAACTTGTATTGATCAGGGATATACCATCCAAGAAGAAGTGGAGAAAATCTTAAGAGCTGATGTATTGCTCTATCAAATGCCCGCTTGGTGGATGGGTGAGCCTTGGATTGTGAAAAAATATATTGATGAGGTTTTTTTGGGGTTATATGGAAAACTTTTCAGTGGAGATGGACGAAGTCGAGAGGATGAGAGCAAAAAATATGGCACAGGAGGAGGGAGTCATGGGAAAAAGTATCTTTTCTCCACGACTTGGAATGCCCCACTTGAGGCCTTTGTGGAGAAAAATCAGTTTTTTGAGGGGAGGGGAGTGGATGGTGCATTGTTTTCTCTTCATAAAACGCATCAATTTATAGGAATGCAGGCTTTGGAAAGCTTTGCTTGCTATGATGTGGTCAAAAATCCCAAAATCGAACAATATCAAGCTGATTATGCTTTTCATCTCAAAAAAATCTTTAGCTCCAATCAATAA
- the secA gene encoding preprotein translocase subunit SecA, protein MLSSIFGSIFGTRNTRILKKYKKRIHAINALESHYQSLQDQELQEAFLALKQKVQNQEASLEDVLNDSFAITREASRRIYNKRHHDVQLIGGMVLHDGKIAEMKTGEGKTLVATLAVALNAMVGKSVHVVTVNDYLAQRDAEDLRELYEFLGYSIGYITASTNEEERLKVYASDIVYGTNNEFGFDYLRDNMKYSLDQKVQKNHYFAIIDEVDSILIDEARTPLIISGPANKKLENYQIANEVAQKLTKDQDFTIDEKNRVILLTEEGIQRAEELFKVDNLYNIENAGLAHHLDQALKANYLFIKDKDYVVQNNEVVIVDEFTGRLSEGRRFSEGLHQAIEAKEQVAIKEESQTLADITFQNYFRLYDKLAGMTGTAQTEAGEFLQIYNLDVVSIPTNIPIQRKDLNDLIYKSEREKFQAVIEKIKELHRKGQPVLVGTASIEKSEILHELLKKERIPHTVLNAKQHTKEAEIIKDAGNKGAVTIATNMAGRGVDIKLTDEIKELGGLYIIGTERHESRRIDNQLRGRSGRQGDPGVSQFYLSLEDNLLRIFGSDKIKGIMEKLGLKDGEHIESSLVTRSVENAQKKVEGLHFESRKHLLEYDDVANEQRKAVYRLRNQLLNQDFDIDSKIKEDRQAVVENLLLQLDITPEIHYQNYDIPKLQVQFQESFGIKIEGLENLDYEELQAKIIDTLNASYEEKMQTLELNQRSEIERIIYLQVLDSTWREHLYMMDNLKTGIGLRGYNQKDPLVEYKKESYNLFLELRNSIKTETIKTLHLIKLQAHQEEANKQALQNLEDEFSQNLTSSHHENKFGVKIARNELCPCGSGKKYKQCHGKSGPKKGLLARKAQ, encoded by the coding sequence ATGCTTTCATCCATTTTTGGTTCAATTTTTGGAACACGCAACACAAGAATCCTAAAAAAATACAAAAAAAGAATCCATGCAATCAATGCCTTAGAATCACACTATCAATCCCTGCAAGATCAGGAGCTTCAAGAGGCTTTTTTAGCACTCAAACAAAAAGTCCAAAATCAAGAAGCCTCCCTTGAAGATGTTTTGAATGATAGCTTTGCCATTACGCGTGAAGCAAGTCGCAGAATCTACAACAAACGCCATCATGATGTCCAACTTATCGGTGGAATGGTGCTTCACGATGGAAAAATTGCTGAAATGAAAACAGGTGAAGGCAAAACTCTTGTGGCGACACTAGCTGTTGCGCTCAATGCAATGGTAGGAAAAAGCGTGCATGTCGTCACAGTCAATGATTATCTAGCTCAAAGAGACGCAGAAGACTTAAGAGAGTTATATGAATTTTTGGGATACTCAATCGGCTATATCACTGCCTCTACAAATGAAGAGGAAAGACTCAAAGTCTATGCAAGCGATATTGTTTATGGGACAAACAATGAATTTGGCTTTGATTATTTGCGTGACAATATGAAGTATTCCCTTGATCAAAAAGTGCAAAAAAATCATTACTTTGCAATCATTGATGAGGTGGATTCTATTTTGATTGATGAGGCAAGAACTCCGCTTATCATCTCAGGACCAGCCAACAAAAAACTAGAAAATTATCAAATTGCCAATGAAGTTGCTCAAAAGCTCACCAAAGATCAAGACTTCACAATCGATGAAAAAAATCGCGTCATTCTTTTGACTGAAGAAGGCATCCAAAGAGCTGAGGAGTTATTCAAAGTCGATAATCTCTACAATATCGAAAATGCTGGACTTGCTCACCATCTTGATCAAGCACTCAAGGCAAATTATCTCTTCATCAAAGACAAAGACTATGTTGTGCAAAACAATGAAGTTGTGATTGTTGATGAATTCACAGGCCGATTGAGTGAGGGCAGACGCTTTAGCGAAGGACTTCATCAAGCCATAGAGGCAAAAGAACAAGTTGCGATCAAGGAAGAGAGTCAAACCCTAGCAGATATTACTTTTCAAAACTATTTCCGCCTTTATGACAAGCTTGCAGGGATGACAGGAACTGCTCAAACTGAAGCAGGAGAATTTTTACAAATCTACAATCTTGATGTTGTCAGCATCCCGACCAATATCCCCATCCAAAGAAAAGATCTCAATGACTTAATCTATAAAAGCGAAAGAGAGAAATTCCAAGCCGTCATTGAAAAAATCAAAGAACTCCACAGAAAAGGCCAACCTGTGCTTGTGGGAACAGCAAGCATCGAAAAAAGCGAAATCCTACACGAACTCCTCAAAAAAGAACGAATCCCTCACACTGTATTGAACGCCAAACAGCACACAAAAGAAGCCGAAATCATCAAAGATGCGGGAAATAAGGGAGCAGTTACAATCGCGACAAATATGGCAGGACGAGGAGTTGATATCAAGCTGACTGACGAGATCAAAGAACTAGGAGGGCTTTATATCATCGGGACAGAACGACATGAAAGTCGTAGGATTGACAATCAGCTCAGAGGGAGAAGCGGACGGCAGGGGGATCCTGGAGTGAGTCAATTTTATCTTAGCCTTGAAGATAATCTTTTGCGAATCTTTGGAAGCGACAAAATCAAAGGCATTATGGAAAAATTAGGGCTTAAAGATGGAGAGCACATCGAATCTTCTCTTGTTACACGCTCTGTTGAAAATGCACAAAAGAAAGTAGAAGGATTGCATTTTGAATCAAGAAAGCATCTTTTGGAATATGATGATGTTGCCAACGAACAAAGAAAGGCAGTCTATCGCCTCAGAAATCAACTTCTAAATCAAGATTTTGACATTGATTCCAAAATCAAAGAAGATCGTCAAGCTGTAGTTGAAAACCTCTTACTCCAACTAGATATAACGCCAGAAATTCACTATCAAAATTATGATATCCCCAAACTTCAAGTGCAATTCCAAGAAAGCTTTGGAATCAAAATCGAAGGACTTGAGAATCTAGACTATGAAGAGCTTCAAGCCAAAATCATCGATACCCTCAATGCTAGTTATGAAGAAAAAATGCAAACTCTTGAGCTCAATCAAAGAAGTGAAATTGAGCGTATCATTTATCTCCAAGTCCTTGATAGTACTTGGAGAGAGCATCTTTATATGATGGACAACCTCAAAACAGGAATCGGCCTTAGAGGCTACAACCAAAAAGACCCTCTTGTAGAATACAAAAAAGAAAGCTACAACCTTTTCTTAGAACTTCGCAACTCTATTAAGACAGAAACGATCAAAACCCTCCATCTCATCAAACTACAAGCCCACCAAGAAGAGGCCAACAAGCAAGCTTTACAGAATCTAGAAGATGAATTTTCTCAAAACCTCACCTCCTCTCACCATGAAAATAAATTTGGCGTCAAGATTGCAAGAAATGAACTTTGCCCTTGCGGAAGTGGAAAAAAATACAAACAATGCCACGGAAAAAGTGGGCCAAAAAAAGGACTACTCGCTAGGAAAGCTCAATGA
- a CDS encoding Abi-alpha family protein, protein MGFNIDIKFDANEVYRDAFQPALKEVGKRLEDVAKTANLILAPFTLCGAYGVRFKKWCKRIENEVDEKNVQEAQPNILLPTLAGLAINPDETLLGEMFFNILKSSIDKTKQKFLSPAFPKILEQLSKDEAVMLVLLKKQKYRLHTKMDLDKQQNRFINEQTLLDEFPREKLDFQENLWIYNDHLHNLNLSGCWEYKQQESIYSERIIEQGSGAFSHKVPEQIGLKRFMEFRLTDFGKHFVEACISQKCEEYI, encoded by the coding sequence ATGGGTTTCAACATTGATATTAAATTTGATGCAAATGAGGTTTATCGTGATGCCTTTCAACCAGCTTTGAAGGAAGTTGGAAAGAGACTAGAAGATGTGGCAAAAACTGCAAATCTTATTTTAGCTCCATTTACTTTATGTGGAGCGTATGGTGTGAGATTTAAGAAATGGTGCAAAAGAATTGAGAATGAAGTCGATGAGAAAAATGTACAAGAAGCTCAACCCAATATCTTGCTCCCCACACTTGCAGGATTGGCAATCAATCCTGATGAAACCTTGCTAGGGGAAATGTTTTTTAATATCCTCAAAAGCTCTATTGATAAAACTAAGCAAAAATTCCTAAGTCCTGCATTCCCTAAAATCTTAGAACAACTCTCCAAAGATGAGGCGGTGATGCTAGTATTGCTCAAAAAACAAAAGTATCGCCTTCACACAAAAATGGATTTAGATAAACAACAAAATCGTTTTATCAACGAACAAACTCTTCTTGATGAATTTCCAAGAGAGAAACTTGATTTTCAAGAGAACTTATGGATATATAACGACCACTTACATAATCTCAATTTGAGTGGATGTTGGGAATATAAACAACAAGAATCTATTTATAGTGAAAGAATTATAGAACAAGGTAGTGGAGCGTTTTCTCACAAAGTCCCAGAACAAATAGGACTTAAGCGTTTTATGGAATTTAGACTTACAGACTTTGGAAAACACTTTGTTGAGGCTTGCATAAGCCAAAAATGCGAAGAATACATCTAA
- a CDS encoding pentapeptide repeat-containing protein gives MRRIHLMQTEKLSIIKSIGDTQREGLKNKRNSIILTIEIVQFESPTPLPILINYYTSPSSHPFDEELRHSIYLDYLCTEKIYKHIEKFDDNFDFLIITKENLYLGLNSYNFWTSIHFRGIVSKTIPSDLDTNAVKEYHHAFYSSFFGTNACNQSIDFNTFFQNKVEISGNFIKALDFKNSYFDREVWLRYLLVRKSIGFANCRFNKDFTISAMTLESKTFLDFSHSIFFQKADFSSTQFFGAIRFHRSSFMAEALFYNSQFLDTVNFYFATFMQPPSFSMCVFKDSKLVHFTGVDISHLTLQVLKTNIQEKAQEERGEENDFQGRGTTYLQIQHTINLRDSFRVIKETLNAQSNSLESQKWHKLELYAKELELKYRRKIKNLEKEAREFDQIAKQDMINNERANKKQELYIPRIKQNDSAQMLEINKRESLKNTIEYIQLWFYRHTSDHHTDLLKIISWVIVVIGCFGILLFACRYGTNLQAFINNHSKNTFVALFNTPLITQSKMIGLVYLLGVCSLFWKWSRILFFSSITLSMTLISSKSIFGVSSLLASSASYNPLENFLLLLYALVMILLLFSLQKTARKNSIVPS, from the coding sequence ATGCGAAGAATACATCTAATGCAAACAGAAAAACTCTCCATAATAAAATCTATTGGTGATACACAGAGAGAAGGGCTTAAAAACAAAAGAAATAGCATTATTCTCACTATTGAAATAGTCCAATTTGAATCTCCTACCCCTCTACCTATACTCATCAATTACTATACTTCCCCCTCAAGTCATCCTTTTGATGAAGAACTAAGACACTCTATCTATTTGGATTATCTCTGCACTGAAAAAATCTATAAACATATAGAAAAATTCGATGACAATTTTGACTTTTTAATAATCACAAAAGAAAATCTTTATCTTGGCTTAAATAGTTACAACTTTTGGACTTCTATACACTTTAGGGGGATAGTCTCTAAAACCATTCCAAGCGATTTAGACACAAATGCAGTCAAAGAATACCATCACGCTTTTTACTCATCATTTTTTGGGACAAATGCTTGCAATCAGTCTATAGACTTCAACACATTTTTTCAAAACAAAGTAGAGATTAGTGGAAACTTCATTAAAGCACTCGATTTTAAGAATTCCTATTTTGATAGAGAAGTTTGGCTTCGATATCTTTTGGTAAGAAAGAGTATAGGTTTTGCAAATTGCAGGTTCAATAAAGATTTCACTATCTCTGCAATGACACTTGAGAGTAAAACATTTTTAGATTTTTCTCATTCTATCTTTTTCCAAAAGGCGGATTTTTCATCGACTCAATTTTTTGGAGCTATTCGTTTCCATCGCTCTTCCTTTATGGCTGAAGCTTTGTTTTACAATTCACAATTTTTAGACACTGTTAATTTCTACTTTGCAACCTTTATGCAACCCCCAAGTTTTTCAATGTGTGTTTTTAAAGATTCAAAACTAGTCCATTTCACAGGAGTAGATATTTCACATCTAACCCTTCAAGTTCTTAAAACAAATATTCAAGAAAAAGCACAAGAAGAAAGAGGTGAAGAAAATGATTTTCAGGGTAGAGGAACAACTTATCTGCAAATCCAGCACACAATCAATCTAAGAGATTCTTTTCGCGTCATCAAAGAAACACTCAATGCCCAATCAAATAGTCTAGAATCTCAAAAATGGCACAAACTTGAACTATACGCAAAAGAGCTTGAGCTCAAATACAGGAGAAAAATCAAAAATCTAGAAAAAGAAGCAAGAGAGTTTGATCAAATTGCAAAGCAAGATATGATCAACAACGAAAGAGCCAATAAAAAACAAGAGCTATATATTCCTCGCATCAAGCAAAACGATTCGGCACAAATGCTAGAAATCAACAAAAGAGAAAGTCTCAAAAACACCATTGAGTATATTCAACTATGGTTTTATCGCCATACCTCAGACCACCACACTGATTTACTCAAAATCATCTCTTGGGTGATTGTTGTGATTGGGTGCTTTGGAATCCTTCTGTTTGCTTGCAGATATGGGACAAATCTCCAAGCTTTTATTAACAATCACTCCAAAAATACTTTTGTGGCTTTATTTAATACCCCACTTATCACACAAAGCAAAATGATAGGACTAGTTTATCTTCTTGGGGTTTGTAGTCTTTTTTGGAAATGGAGTAGGATCTTATTTTTTTCTAGCATCACTCTAAGTATGACGCTCATCTCATCTAAAAGTATTTTTGGAGTAAGCAGTCTTTTGGCTTCAAGTGCCTCTTATAATCCCCTAGAAAACTTCCTCCTGCTCCTCTATGCCCTTGTGATGATTCTCTTACTCTTCTCCCTCCAAAAAACTGCACGCAAAAACTCTATCGTGCCAAGCTAA
- a CDS encoding 4Fe-4S dicluster domain-containing protein gives MRGFSKRIFARSQILQMMPYLTSELSAICSSCVTHSCLDSCPENIIVLTPDGFPTLHFEESGCIFCQKCVQACYQSNGEHGGFDLSKEEVNMRAEIDPNGCLAWNKSICLSCKDICPCKIEFMGMFYPEIVSCNGCGLCLSRCPTEAIRIKPYQKEEK, from the coding sequence ATGAGGGGGTTCAGTAAAAGAATCTTTGCAAGATCTCAGATCTTGCAAATGATGCCCTATCTGACTTCAGAGCTTTCTGCAATCTGTTCTTCTTGTGTCACGCATTCTTGTTTGGATTCTTGCCCTGAGAATATTATCGTCTTAACTCCTGATGGTTTTCCAACTCTTCATTTTGAGGAGAGTGGATGTATTTTTTGCCAAAAGTGTGTTCAGGCTTGCTATCAGAGTAATGGAGAGCATGGGGGATTTGATCTATCAAAAGAAGAAGTAAATATGAGGGCAGAGATTGATCCAAATGGATGCCTTGCGTGGAATAAATCAATCTGCTTATCTTGCAAAGATATATGTCCGTGCAAGATTGAATTTATGGGGATGTTTTATCCTGAAATTGTGAGTTGTAATGGATGTGGCTTATGTTTATCAAGATGCCCCACAGAAGCAATCAGAATCAAACCATATCAAAAGGAAGAAAAATGA
- a CDS encoding Na+/H+ antiporter NhaC family protein, with translation MNYSDTFFSLLVPLVVIGLVLLSKRIVLSLFVGIVLGGVMMHYENPIEIFDYVYQKVSSVFYSYKGGTLEANWYGIYVFLFLIILGILSQVVIYSGGVGAFVAWARRKVRDTKTSEFVAFFAGIVIFIDDYFNALTVGQIAKPLGGMYSSSRERLAYIIDSTSAPVCVIVPFSSWGAYIIGILQSNLPKDSNHALFVLLESIGSNFYAWFALIAVFLTILWQINLPAMRRYVNVDVAESSQDLLQRESKLSLLLIPIFVLIVAIVFMIFYTGYKASKSLEFFEMLANTDTAFALFCGGLIALGVSFVLSRKEIAETEYFEIVLKGIKSMLPAIVILVLAWAIAPVIKEDLQTGVYLGNLAKTYLSSHSLVLLPVFLFLISAFISFSTGTSWGCFAIMIPIAVELSAQSGGNAIIAISAVLSGAVYGDHTSPMSDTTILSSIGAGCSLQSHFMTQFPYAAIVAFFSFVAFCVVSLGGSTLLAFGVGGALLVVSLYYLSKRYGGELPIKK, from the coding sequence TTGAATTATTCAGATACTTTTTTTTCTCTTCTTGTGCCACTTGTGGTGATAGGCCTTGTGCTCCTGAGTAAGAGAATTGTTTTGTCTCTTTTTGTGGGTATTGTTTTGGGTGGGGTGATGATGCATTATGAAAATCCAATAGAGATTTTTGATTATGTCTATCAGAAGGTTTCCTCTGTGTTTTATAGCTATAAAGGTGGGACGCTTGAAGCAAATTGGTATGGAATCTATGTATTTTTGTTTTTGATTATTTTGGGTATTTTGTCTCAAGTTGTGATTTATTCGGGGGGAGTTGGTGCGTTTGTCGCATGGGCTAGAAGAAAGGTCAGAGATACAAAGACCTCTGAATTTGTTGCTTTTTTTGCAGGGATTGTTATTTTTATTGATGACTATTTCAACGCATTGACAGTGGGGCAGATTGCCAAACCTCTTGGAGGGATGTATTCTTCAAGTCGTGAGCGTTTGGCCTATATTATCGATAGCACCTCAGCCCCTGTTTGTGTGATCGTCCCATTTTCAAGCTGGGGGGCTTATATCATTGGAATCTTACAAAGCAATCTCCCCAAAGATTCTAATCACGCGCTGTTTGTTTTACTTGAGAGTATTGGGAGTAATTTTTATGCGTGGTTTGCATTGATTGCTGTATTTTTGACAATTTTATGGCAGATCAATCTTCCCGCGATGCGTCGATATGTCAATGTTGATGTGGCAGAATCTTCCCAAGATCTCTTGCAAAGAGAATCTAAACTTTCGCTTCTACTGATTCCAATTTTTGTCTTGATTGTAGCGATTGTGTTTATGATTTTTTACACAGGGTATAAAGCAAGTAAATCTCTAGAGTTTTTTGAAATGCTTGCCAATACAGACACCGCTTTTGCCTTATTTTGTGGAGGATTGATTGCTCTTGGAGTGTCTTTTGTCCTTTCGCGAAAGGAGATTGCTGAGACAGAGTATTTTGAGATTGTTTTAAAGGGAATCAAATCAATGCTTCCTGCGATTGTGATTTTGGTCCTTGCTTGGGCGATTGCTCCAGTGATTAAGGAGGATTTGCAAACAGGTGTTTATCTTGGCAATCTAGCAAAAACTTATCTTAGTAGCCATAGCTTGGTCTTGCTCCCTGTGTTTTTATTTTTGATTTCAGCTTTTATTTCTTTTAGCACAGGGACAAGTTGGGGATGCTTTGCGATTATGATCCCAATTGCTGTGGAGTTGAGTGCCCAAAGTGGAGGAAATGCGATCATAGCGATTTCAGCAGTGCTTTCTGGTGCGGTTTATGGGGATCATACTTCGCCAATGTCAGATACAACAATTCTTTCCTCCATTGGAGCAGGGTGTTCTTTGCAGAGCCACTTTATGACCCAATTTCCTTATGCGGCAATTGTTGCGTTTTTCTCATTTGTAGCATTTTGTGTTGTTTCCTTGGGAGGAAGCACATTGCTTGCATTTGGTGTAGGAGGAGCATTGCTTGTGGTGAGTTTGTATTATCTATCAAAACGATATGGGGGCGAACTACCTATTAAAAAATAA
- a CDS encoding nitrate reductase cytochrome c-type subunit: protein MKMMNLFVVGGLLVSFAFGAKSISEDEIGLRRTPLQSEDKTKLQDFKYGDKAPGESQVFERAYENAPPMIPHDVEGLTDFTQDSNMCLDCHSPEVAADVGATPVPKSHTYDLRHQQAVQDGVADSRWNCTQCHAPQADLKPAVQNNFKPIYRSKESKKSSNLLDVINEGVQ from the coding sequence ATGAAAATGATGAATTTGTTTGTAGTAGGGGGATTATTGGTAAGTTTTGCCTTTGGTGCTAAGAGTATCAGTGAAGATGAGATTGGGTTGAGAAGAACCCCATTGCAAAGTGAAGACAAAACAAAACTCCAAGACTTTAAATATGGTGATAAAGCGCCAGGAGAAAGTCAAGTTTTTGAAAGAGCTTATGAAAATGCTCCACCGATGATTCCTCACGATGTGGAAGGATTGACAGATTTTACTCAAGATAGCAATATGTGTTTGGATTGCCATTCTCCAGAGGTTGCTGCAGATGTGGGTGCGACACCTGTTCCAAAGTCGCATACTTATGATTTGCGACATCAGCAAGCCGTGCAAGATGGAGTGGCTGATAGTCGATGGAATTGCACACAATGTCATGCTCCACAAGCTGATCTTAAGCCTGCGGTTCAAAATAACTTCAAGCCTATCTATCGCTCAAAAGAGAGTAAAAAATCATCTAACCTTCTTGATGTGATCAATGAGGGGGTTCAGTAA
- a CDS encoding chaperone NapD — MNISSAIVYAKEGVIQAKQEIEKIKGCEVHLMDEGKRVLIISIEAENIEKEMEILNTVGALPSVLEAHLHYSYSEEELEKARENISGEISPILDDETPVEEVRYSGSVYNQMHNETK, encoded by the coding sequence ATGAATATTTCAAGTGCAATCGTATATGCCAAAGAGGGGGTGATACAAGCCAAACAAGAGATTGAAAAAATCAAAGGATGTGAAGTGCATCTAATGGATGAGGGGAAAAGGGTGCTTATCATAAGTATTGAGGCAGAAAATATCGAAAAAGAAATGGAGATTTTGAATACAGTCGGTGCTTTGCCTAGTGTTTTGGAAGCCCATCTGCACTATAGCTATAGTGAGGAAGAGCTAGAAAAGGCAAGAGAGAATATTTCAGGTGAAATTTCTCCGATATTAGATGATGAAACGCCAGTTGAAGAGGTGCGATACAGTGGAAGTGTGTATAACCAAATGCACAACGAAACAAAGTAA